Proteins from a genomic interval of Capsicum annuum cultivar UCD-10X-F1 chromosome 4, UCD10Xv1.1, whole genome shotgun sequence:
- the LOC107867514 gene encoding synaptonemal complex protein 1 isoform X2, which translates to MLEEKLQNAYNENAKLKVKQKEDEKLWKGLESKFSSTKTLCDQLTETLQHLAGVVQDAEKDKASLEDKQSATSVVIDNLQDNMNALYLRLESSEETVRNCKTELNELRIEKEKMGNCFRAEQSKCISVIEEKDAMIKEFEATVAVNGLAVENLKSKLEKLHLESRLKEDELEDLRTAKNNLEKEKSDLVSKNSDFAKQLDTSLQEIKNLNEFVNEMLVKFTDLDSQSIAFAEKIIQLNALFDSGFEMMREKGELAARHAQQKLGKLQDQYTSITSEKNALQLANTDLKDKVFALQKEQEHAMVQHAEESRLAEDQIRKLESEREVLLSKKMEMELLISKLQENIVTLSDNSKLSENEMQNLSLKLSEMETENKDHTGKLESDLQKKEDEIHLLRKEIDNYTETVDSLEKHVTEINSKLEEKDQLVQELQDREKQLEAEREKIQTSLLAAESKLAESKKQYDQMLESKQLELSRHLKELSQKNDQAISDIRRRYDLEKLESVDLEKEKAEKIIGEMERNCESKLLECRDESKQKLKRLQEENANLVCHIQQEHSKKEMCLVASHNDELKRAQLQYESELREKTNSMRNEFQSQLRDLRLEHEDDCRRLQEELDMQKSKEEQQRALLQLQWKVMGNNPEEEEVTSKKNYSCSVTKRNQPDSVKRSQLAPERVEAKDVGSHYLVGSQTPVSNLLRKVEQANTGNLPKHSRKVTHHEYEVETTNGRTITKRRKTKSTVMFDDSSKHKKKRTPKVKTPREVIGGIKGGHPKPANIGDLFSEGSLNPYADDPYAFD; encoded by the exons ATGCTAGAAGAAAAGTTGCAAAATGCATATAATGAAAATGCTAAGTTGAAAGTGAAGCAGAAAGAAGATGAGAAGCTATGGAAAGGACTGGAATCTAAATTTTCTTCAACAAAGACCTTGTGTGATCAGCTAACTGAAACCTTACAGCACTTAGCTGGTGTGGTTCAGGATG CTGAGAAAGACAAGGCATCTCTTGAAGATAAACAATCTGCAACTTCTGTTGTTATTGATAACTTGCAAGACAACATGAATGCCCTCTATTTGAGGTTGGAATCCTCCGAAGAAACTGTTAGAAATT GTAAAACGGAGCTGAATGAACTTCGTATCGAGAAGGAGAAAATGGGGAACTGTTTCAGGGCTGAACAGAGCAAATGCATCAGTGTAATTGAGGAGAAAG ATGCCATGATCAAGGAGTTTGAAGCTACTGTAGCAGTTAATGGACTTGCAGTGGAAAATTTGAAGTCTAAGTTGGAAAAATTACATCTTGAATCAAGATTAAAAGAAGATGAACTGGAGGACTTGAGAACTGCCAAAAACAatttggagaaagaaaagagtgatCTTGTATCTAAAAATAGCGACTTCGCTAAACAATTAGATACATCACTTCAGGAGATAAAGAACCTTAATGAGTTTGTGAATGAAATGTTGGTGAAATTTACTGATTTGGATAGCCAAAGTATTGCCTTTGCGGAGAAGATTATTCAGCTCAATGCTTTATTTGACTCTGGTTTTGAAATGATGAGAGAGAAGGGGGAACTTGCTGCTCGGCATGCTCAACAAAAGTTGGGCAAGCTTCAGGATCAATATACAAGCATTACATCAGAGAAAAATGCTCTACAGTTGGCCAATACGGACTTGAAGGATAAAGTTTTCGCACTTCAGAAAGAGCAAGAACATGCAATGGTGCAGCACGCTGAAGAATCCCGTTTAGCAGAAGatcaaattagaaaattggaGTCTGAAAGAGAAGTGCTTCTTTCCAAGAAGATGGAGATGGAACTGCTGATTAGCAAGCTGCAGGAAAATATTGTCACTTTATCAGATAATTCAAAACTATCAGAGAATGAAATG CAAAATTTATCATTGAAACTCTCCGAGATGGAAACAGAGAACAAAGATCATACTGGAAAGCTTGAATCAGACCTGCAGAAAAAGGAAGATGAAATTCATCTTTTACGCAAGGAAATTGACAATTACACAGAAACCGTGGATTCACTGGAGAAGCATGTTACAGAGATTAACAGTAAGTTGGAGGAGAAAGATCAGCTTGTTCAGGAACTTCAGGACAGGGAGAAACAGTTGGAAGCTGAGAGAGAAAAG ATTCAGACATCTTTGCTTGCTGCTGAAAGCAAGCTCGCCGAATCTAAAAAGCAGTATGATCAGATGTTAGAAAGCAAACAGCTAGAACTTTCTAGACATCTAAAGGAATTATCTCAGAAAAATGATCAG GCCATCAGTGACATCCGTAGGAGGTATGACTTGGAGAAGTTGGAAAGTGTCGATCTAGAGAAGGAGAAG gCTGAAAAAATCATTGGGGAGATGGAAAGGAATTGTGAATCAAAGCTGTTGGAATGCAGAGACGAATCTAAGCAGAAGTTGAAGCGTTTACAGGAAGAAAATGCTAATTTG GTATGTCATATTCAGCAAGAGCACAGCAAGAAGGAAATGTGTCTTGTTGCCAGTCACAACGACGAGCTAAAACGTGCTCAACTTCAgtatgaaagtgaattgagagaG AAAACAAATTCAATGAGGAATGAGTTTCAATCTCAGTTAAGAGATCTGAGACTTGAGCATGAGGATGACTGCAGAAGACTGCAGGAGGAGTTGGATATGCAGAAGTCTAAA GAGGAGCAACAGAGGGCTCTTTTGCAATTGCAGTGGAAAGTAATGGGAAATAATCCAGAGGAGGAAGAAGTGACTTCAAAGAAG AACTATTCTTGCTCGGTGACCAAAAGAAACCAACCTGATAGTGTCAAAAGGAGCCAGCTTGCACCTGAGAGAGTTGAAGCCAAGGATGTG GGTTCACATTATCTGGTAGGAAGTCAAACACCTGTATCAAATTTGTTGAGGAAAGTGGAGCAAGCGAATACTGGAAATCTGCCTAAACATAGTAGGAAG GTGACCCATCATGAGTATGAAGTTGAAACCACAAATGGCAGAACAATCACGAAACGAAGAAAAACAAAAAGCACAGTCATGTTTGAT GATTCATCAAAGCACAAGAAGAAAAGGACACCAAAGGTGAAGACTCCCAGAGAGGTTATCGGG GGTATTAAAGGAGGTCATCCAAAACCTGCAAATATAGGTGATTTGTTCTCAGAAGGATCTCTGAATCCATATGCTGATGATCCCTATGCATTTGATTAG
- the LOC107867514 gene encoding synaptonemal complex protein 1 isoform X1, with translation MSKLLGLSGMKGHDHFKSLSGSGLGAAKSKSINPRMSSDMVSTGSFANLKLTAEKLVKEQASAKTDLQLASSKLKKLTEDVRMLEEKLQNAYNENAKLKVKQKEDEKLWKGLESKFSSTKTLCDQLTETLQHLAGVVQDAEKDKASLEDKQSATSVVIDNLQDNMNALYLRLESSEETVRNCKTELNELRIEKEKMGNCFRAEQSKCISVIEEKDAMIKEFEATVAVNGLAVENLKSKLEKLHLESRLKEDELEDLRTAKNNLEKEKSDLVSKNSDFAKQLDTSLQEIKNLNEFVNEMLVKFTDLDSQSIAFAEKIIQLNALFDSGFEMMREKGELAARHAQQKLGKLQDQYTSITSEKNALQLANTDLKDKVFALQKEQEHAMVQHAEESRLAEDQIRKLESEREVLLSKKMEMELLISKLQENIVTLSDNSKLSENEMQNLSLKLSEMETENKDHTGKLESDLQKKEDEIHLLRKEIDNYTETVDSLEKHVTEINSKLEEKDQLVQELQDREKQLEAEREKIQTSLLAAESKLAESKKQYDQMLESKQLELSRHLKELSQKNDQAISDIRRRYDLEKLESVDLEKEKAEKIIGEMERNCESKLLECRDESKQKLKRLQEENANLVCHIQQEHSKKEMCLVASHNDELKRAQLQYESELREKTNSMRNEFQSQLRDLRLEHEDDCRRLQEELDMQKSKEEQQRALLQLQWKVMGNNPEEEEVTSKKNYSCSVTKRNQPDSVKRSQLAPERVEAKDVGSHYLVGSQTPVSNLLRKVEQANTGNLPKHSRKVTHHEYEVETTNGRTITKRRKTKSTVMFDDSSKHKKKRTPKVKTPREVIGGIKGGHPKPANIGDLFSEGSLNPYADDPYAFD, from the exons ATGAGCAAACTTTTAGGATTATCAGGCATGAAAGGCCATGATCACTTCAAATCGCTATCAGGATCTGGTTTAGGAGCTGCGAAATCAAAGTCGATAAATCCGCGCATGTCTTCTGATATGGTTTCTACTGGAAGTTTTGCGAATTTGAAGCTTACAGCAG AGAAATTGGTGAAGGAGCAAGCTTCTGCTAAAACTGATCTTCAATTGGCG AGCTCTAAATTGAAGAAGTTGACTGAAGATGTTCGTATGCTAGAAGAAAAGTTGCAAAATGCATATAATGAAAATGCTAAGTTGAAAGTGAAGCAGAAAGAAGATGAGAAGCTATGGAAAGGACTGGAATCTAAATTTTCTTCAACAAAGACCTTGTGTGATCAGCTAACTGAAACCTTACAGCACTTAGCTGGTGTGGTTCAGGATG CTGAGAAAGACAAGGCATCTCTTGAAGATAAACAATCTGCAACTTCTGTTGTTATTGATAACTTGCAAGACAACATGAATGCCCTCTATTTGAGGTTGGAATCCTCCGAAGAAACTGTTAGAAATT GTAAAACGGAGCTGAATGAACTTCGTATCGAGAAGGAGAAAATGGGGAACTGTTTCAGGGCTGAACAGAGCAAATGCATCAGTGTAATTGAGGAGAAAG ATGCCATGATCAAGGAGTTTGAAGCTACTGTAGCAGTTAATGGACTTGCAGTGGAAAATTTGAAGTCTAAGTTGGAAAAATTACATCTTGAATCAAGATTAAAAGAAGATGAACTGGAGGACTTGAGAACTGCCAAAAACAatttggagaaagaaaagagtgatCTTGTATCTAAAAATAGCGACTTCGCTAAACAATTAGATACATCACTTCAGGAGATAAAGAACCTTAATGAGTTTGTGAATGAAATGTTGGTGAAATTTACTGATTTGGATAGCCAAAGTATTGCCTTTGCGGAGAAGATTATTCAGCTCAATGCTTTATTTGACTCTGGTTTTGAAATGATGAGAGAGAAGGGGGAACTTGCTGCTCGGCATGCTCAACAAAAGTTGGGCAAGCTTCAGGATCAATATACAAGCATTACATCAGAGAAAAATGCTCTACAGTTGGCCAATACGGACTTGAAGGATAAAGTTTTCGCACTTCAGAAAGAGCAAGAACATGCAATGGTGCAGCACGCTGAAGAATCCCGTTTAGCAGAAGatcaaattagaaaattggaGTCTGAAAGAGAAGTGCTTCTTTCCAAGAAGATGGAGATGGAACTGCTGATTAGCAAGCTGCAGGAAAATATTGTCACTTTATCAGATAATTCAAAACTATCAGAGAATGAAATG CAAAATTTATCATTGAAACTCTCCGAGATGGAAACAGAGAACAAAGATCATACTGGAAAGCTTGAATCAGACCTGCAGAAAAAGGAAGATGAAATTCATCTTTTACGCAAGGAAATTGACAATTACACAGAAACCGTGGATTCACTGGAGAAGCATGTTACAGAGATTAACAGTAAGTTGGAGGAGAAAGATCAGCTTGTTCAGGAACTTCAGGACAGGGAGAAACAGTTGGAAGCTGAGAGAGAAAAG ATTCAGACATCTTTGCTTGCTGCTGAAAGCAAGCTCGCCGAATCTAAAAAGCAGTATGATCAGATGTTAGAAAGCAAACAGCTAGAACTTTCTAGACATCTAAAGGAATTATCTCAGAAAAATGATCAG GCCATCAGTGACATCCGTAGGAGGTATGACTTGGAGAAGTTGGAAAGTGTCGATCTAGAGAAGGAGAAG gCTGAAAAAATCATTGGGGAGATGGAAAGGAATTGTGAATCAAAGCTGTTGGAATGCAGAGACGAATCTAAGCAGAAGTTGAAGCGTTTACAGGAAGAAAATGCTAATTTG GTATGTCATATTCAGCAAGAGCACAGCAAGAAGGAAATGTGTCTTGTTGCCAGTCACAACGACGAGCTAAAACGTGCTCAACTTCAgtatgaaagtgaattgagagaG AAAACAAATTCAATGAGGAATGAGTTTCAATCTCAGTTAAGAGATCTGAGACTTGAGCATGAGGATGACTGCAGAAGACTGCAGGAGGAGTTGGATATGCAGAAGTCTAAA GAGGAGCAACAGAGGGCTCTTTTGCAATTGCAGTGGAAAGTAATGGGAAATAATCCAGAGGAGGAAGAAGTGACTTCAAAGAAG AACTATTCTTGCTCGGTGACCAAAAGAAACCAACCTGATAGTGTCAAAAGGAGCCAGCTTGCACCTGAGAGAGTTGAAGCCAAGGATGTG GGTTCACATTATCTGGTAGGAAGTCAAACACCTGTATCAAATTTGTTGAGGAAAGTGGAGCAAGCGAATACTGGAAATCTGCCTAAACATAGTAGGAAG GTGACCCATCATGAGTATGAAGTTGAAACCACAAATGGCAGAACAATCACGAAACGAAGAAAAACAAAAAGCACAGTCATGTTTGAT GATTCATCAAAGCACAAGAAGAAAAGGACACCAAAGGTGAAGACTCCCAGAGAGGTTATCGGG GGTATTAAAGGAGGTCATCCAAAACCTGCAAATATAGGTGATTTGTTCTCAGAAGGATCTCTGAATCCATATGCTGATGATCCCTATGCATTTGATTAG
- the LOC107867515 gene encoding probable carbohydrate esterase At4g34215, whose product MIPFFWLILLAHIRWVNTADLANVPTSHVLNIFILAGQSNMSGRGGVVNHGQNGMVNETWDGVIPPECQSNLNILKLNAGFQWVEAQEPLHQDIDLGKVCGVGPGMSFANSVLKRDPNIGVIGLVPCAIGGTNISEWARGGVLYNHMIRRTEAALQGGGKLQGLLWYQGESDTQSLEDAKLYRFRLKRLFKNVLHDLQSPSLPVIQVALASSLGPYMEQIRKAQVGINLPNVRTVDAKGLPVGMDYVHITTLAQVQLGQMLADAFLQTQTTQAVLLPVDQTVTSNAPKCCSNFVLDLLSSPFR is encoded by the exons ATGATCCCCTTTTTTTGGTTAATACTTCTAGCACACATCAGATGGGTAAATACAGCAGATCTAGCAAATGTTCCAACTTCACATGTCCTAAACATATTCATATTAGCCGGACAAAGCAACATGTCCGGCCGAGGTGGTGTCGTTAACCATGGCCAAAATGGCATGGTTAATGAAACGTGGGATGGTGTAATTCCACCTGAGTGTCAATCCAACCTAAACATCCTTAAACTCAATGCAGGATTCCAATGGGTTGAGGCTCAAGAACCACTTCACCAAGACATAGATTTAGGTAAAGTTTGTGGGGTTGGACCAGGTATGTCATTTGCCAATTCAGTTCTAAAAAGAGATCCAAATATTGGAGTGATTGGTTTGGTGCCTTGTGCAATTGGAGGAACAAATATAAGTGAATGGGCTCGTGGTGGTGTTCTGTATAATCATATGATAAGGAGGACAGAAGCAGCTTTGCAAGGAGGTGGGAAACTTCAAGGTTTGCTGTGGTACCAAGGTGAAAGTGATACACAGAGTCTTGAGGATGCCAAATTGTACAGATTTAGATTAAAGAGATTATTCAAGAATGTGCTCCATGATCTACAGTCACCTTCATTGCCTGTGATACAG GTGGCATTGGCATCTTCTCTAGGGCCTTATATGGAACAGATTAGAAAAGCTCAAGTGGGTATTAATCTTCCAAATGTAAGAACTGTTGATGCCAAAGGGCTCCCTGTAGGTATGGATTATGTGCACATTACCACACTAGCACAGGTCCAGCTTGGGCAAATGCTGGCTGATGCCTTCCTTCAAACTCAAACTACTCAGGCTGTGCTACTCCCTGTTGATCAGACTGTGACTAGTAATGCCCCCAAATGTTGCTCAAACTTTGTTTTGGATCTTCTATCTAGTCCATTTAGATAA
- the LOC107867517 gene encoding uncharacterized protein At4g22758, with the protein MLLYKPKKNQAGKGNRILISITVLGSAGPIRFVVNEEELVADVIDTALKSYAREGRLPVLGSDFSNFVLYCPTAGTEALSPWETIGALGVRNFMLFKKSSPVKNATEDGKQSPMVRKGAGSWKAWFNKSVSRKIVSHAAY; encoded by the exons ATGTTGCTTTACAAGCCAAAGAAGAATCAAGCCGGAAAAGGGAACCGGATTTTGATTAGTATAACGGTTCTTGGAAGTGCCGGTCCGATCCGGTTTGTGGTTAATGAAGAGGAACTTGTGGCTGATGTTATTGATACTGCATTAAAATCTTATGCACGTGAAGGAAGGCTTCCAGTTCTTGGTTCTGATTTCAGTAACTTCGTGCTTTATTGCCCCACTGCTGGTACTGAag CTTTGTCTCCATGGGAGACTATTGGAGCCCTTGGAGTTCGTAACTTCATGCTGTTCAAGAAGTCATCACCGGTCAAGAACGCTACGGAAGATGGGAAACAATCACCAATGGTCCGAAAGGGTGCTGGAAGCTGGAAGGCATGGTTTAATAAGTCGGTCAGTCGCAAGATAGTGTCTCACGCGGCCTACTGA
- the LOC107867513 gene encoding uncharacterized protein LOC107867513 isoform X1, giving the protein MGGAGENGNGGGGIQPSGVAKVLYSVARISVWWDIENYQVLELDLIMFLQALNSTGIGLDHVPAVTHLGLLPFDLFWTIMVPSSVVVTMENPKSISLIEVNDLNSPAFRDKSKAANPKRLTKVLLLKAQRRLGCISWMAK; this is encoded by the exons atggGCGGTGCAGGCGAAAACGGGAACGGAGGAGGAGGGATACAACCATCGGGTGTGGCGAAGGTACTGTACTCGGTGGCGAGGATTTCGGTATGGTGGGATATAGAAAACTATCAAGTACTAGAATTGGACTTGATCATGTTCCTGCAG GCACTTAATAGTACTGGAATTGGACTTGATCATGTCCCTGCAG TTACTCATCTGGGGTTGTTGCCTTTTGATCTATTTTGGACTATAATGGTGCCAAGTTCTGTCGTTGTTACCATGGAGAATCCTAAAAGCATTTCATTAATTGAGGTTAATGATTTGAATTCACCGGCTTTTCGGGATAAGAGCAAGGCGGCTAATCCTAAAAGGTTGACTAAAGTGCTCCTGCTTAAAGCACAGAGGAGACTTGGTTGTATCTCATGGATGGCGAAATAG